A stretch of the Halomonas sp. CH40 genome encodes the following:
- a CDS encoding protein-L-isoaspartate(D-aspartate) O-methyltransferase, with protein MPLQPEISPLELRGRGMTSQRTRDRMVDRLARQGIRDERVLSVMAQAPRHLFVDEALAHHAYEDASLPIGFGQTLSQPLTVARMTELTLREAPKRVLELGTGSGYQTLVLSSLVDELYSLERIQILHERAAQRLARLKVPAKLAVADGNHGWPDAAPFDVILLTACAQTLSSELLEQLRDGGVLIAPIEASTGSQWLTQVRRVGSVYEKRRLEPVRFVPLLQGVVN; from the coding sequence ATGCCTTTACAGCCTGAAATATCACCCCTTGAACTGCGTGGCCGCGGGATGACGTCTCAGCGTACCCGTGACCGGATGGTCGATCGTCTGGCGCGCCAGGGTATTCGCGATGAGCGTGTGCTCAGCGTCATGGCTCAGGCGCCGCGCCACCTGTTTGTTGATGAAGCTCTGGCGCATCACGCCTACGAAGATGCGTCCCTGCCCATCGGCTTTGGCCAGACCCTTTCGCAGCCTCTGACCGTGGCGCGGATGACAGAACTCACCCTGCGTGAAGCGCCAAAGCGAGTGCTGGAGCTGGGTACCGGTTCCGGCTATCAAACTCTGGTGCTCTCCAGCCTGGTGGATGAACTTTACTCGTTGGAAAGAATCCAGATACTCCACGAACGCGCCGCGCAACGTCTGGCGCGGCTTAAGGTGCCAGCCAAGCTTGCCGTGGCGGATGGCAACCACGGCTGGCCAGACGCTGCCCCTTTTGATGTCATCCTGCTGACCGCCTGTGCCCAGACGTTATCAAGCGAGTTGCTGGAACAGTTGCGGGATGGCGGTGTACTGATTGCGCCGATTGAAGCAAGCACTGGCAGCCAATGGTTAACCCAGGTGCGCCGGGTAGGCAGTGTGTACGAAAAACGTCGATTAGAGCCGGTTCGGTTTGTCCCGCTACTGCAAGGAGTAGTGAATTGA